One window of Agromyces rhizosphaerae genomic DNA carries:
- the pflB gene encoding formate C-acetyltransferase yields the protein MSTLDQTRTTTGTTHEAAEHPEAWQGFAPGPWQDGIDVRDFIQRNYLPYEGDAAFLQGPTERTLAVWNTLTEMFPAERERGVYDIDPHTPSTITSHAPGYINRDRELIVGLQTDAPLKRAIMPNGGWRMVAGALKTYGYDVDERVEETFTKYRKTHNQGVFDAYSPGVKRARHSHIITGLPDAYGRGRIIGDYRRVALYGVDALIAAKRTERAELDMRFSTEEVIRDREENAEQIRALQELVAMADSYGFDIRRPAGTAQEAVQWLYFAYLGAVKEQNGAAMSFGRNTGFLDVYLQRDLAAGRIDETLAQELVDDLVIKLRIVRFLRTPEYDALFSGDPTWVTESLGGVGADGRPLVTRTAFRMLQTLYNLGPAPEPNLTVFWSADLPEGFKRFCAQVSIDTSAIQYESDALIRSACGDDSAIACCVSPMAVGKQMQFFGARVNLAKTLLYAINGGRDEISGHQVAPVAAPAQGDVLDYDQVREAFRGTMEWLAETYVDALNTIHYMHDKYAYERLEMALHDRDVVRTMACGIAGLSVAADSLSAIRYATVRPVRDETGLVVDYVVEGEYPAYGNDDDRADEIAAELVHEFMAMVRKHPTYRNAIHTQSVLTITSNVVYGKATGGTPDGRPAGAPFAPGANPMNGRDTHGMLASALSVAKLPFEDAQDGISLTTTVAPQGLGRTEDERVSNLVGLLDAYIARNGYHMNVNVLRRETLVDAMEHPENYPQLTIRVSGYAVNFVRLTREQQQDVLDRTFHAGV from the coding sequence ATGAGCACGCTCGACCAGACCCGCACCACGACCGGTACGACCCACGAGGCCGCCGAGCACCCCGAGGCGTGGCAGGGGTTCGCCCCCGGCCCTTGGCAGGACGGCATCGACGTCCGCGACTTCATCCAGCGCAACTACCTGCCGTACGAGGGCGACGCCGCCTTCCTGCAGGGCCCCACCGAGCGCACGCTGGCCGTCTGGAACACCCTCACGGAGATGTTCCCCGCCGAGCGCGAGCGGGGCGTCTACGACATCGACCCGCACACCCCCTCGACGATCACCTCGCACGCCCCCGGCTACATCAACCGCGACCGCGAGCTCATCGTCGGCCTGCAGACGGATGCCCCGCTGAAGCGCGCGATCATGCCGAACGGCGGATGGCGGATGGTCGCCGGCGCCCTGAAGACCTACGGCTACGACGTCGACGAGCGCGTCGAGGAGACCTTCACCAAGTACCGCAAGACCCACAACCAGGGCGTGTTCGACGCCTACTCCCCCGGCGTGAAGCGCGCACGGCACAGCCACATCATCACCGGGCTGCCCGACGCGTACGGCCGCGGCCGCATCATCGGCGACTACCGCCGCGTGGCCCTGTACGGCGTCGACGCGCTCATCGCCGCGAAGCGCACCGAGCGCGCCGAGCTCGACATGCGGTTCTCGACCGAGGAGGTCATCCGCGACCGCGAGGAGAACGCCGAGCAGATCCGCGCCCTGCAGGAACTGGTCGCGATGGCCGACTCGTACGGCTTCGACATCCGCCGCCCCGCCGGGACCGCGCAGGAGGCCGTGCAGTGGCTGTACTTCGCGTACCTCGGCGCGGTAAAGGAGCAGAACGGCGCGGCCATGTCGTTCGGCCGCAACACCGGCTTCCTCGACGTCTACCTGCAGCGCGACCTCGCCGCGGGCCGCATCGACGAGACCCTGGCGCAGGAGCTCGTCGACGACCTCGTGATCAAGCTGCGCATCGTGCGGTTCCTCCGCACCCCCGAGTACGACGCGCTGTTCAGCGGCGATCCGACCTGGGTGACCGAGTCGCTCGGCGGCGTCGGCGCCGACGGCCGCCCGCTCGTCACCAGGACGGCGTTCCGCATGCTGCAGACGCTCTACAACCTCGGCCCGGCACCCGAGCCGAACCTCACCGTGTTCTGGAGCGCGGACCTGCCCGAGGGCTTCAAGCGGTTCTGCGCGCAGGTGTCGATCGACACGAGCGCGATCCAGTACGAGTCGGATGCCCTGATCCGCAGCGCGTGCGGCGACGACAGCGCCATCGCGTGCTGCGTCTCGCCGATGGCCGTCGGCAAGCAGATGCAGTTCTTCGGCGCACGCGTGAACCTCGCCAAGACCCTGCTCTACGCCATCAACGGCGGACGCGACGAGATCTCCGGCCACCAGGTCGCGCCGGTCGCCGCGCCGGCGCAGGGCGACGTGCTCGACTACGACCAGGTGCGCGAGGCGTTCCGCGGCACCATGGAGTGGCTCGCGGAGACCTACGTCGACGCGCTCAACACGATCCACTACATGCACGACAAGTACGCGTACGAGCGGCTCGAGATGGCGCTGCACGACCGCGACGTCGTGCGCACCATGGCCTGCGGCATCGCGGGGCTCTCCGTGGCCGCCGACTCGCTCTCGGCGATCCGGTACGCGACGGTGCGCCCGGTGCGCGACGAGACCGGCCTGGTCGTCGACTACGTGGTCGAGGGCGAGTACCCCGCCTACGGCAACGACGACGACCGCGCCGACGAGATCGCTGCCGAGCTGGTGCACGAGTTCATGGCGATGGTGCGCAAGCACCCCACCTACCGGAACGCGATCCACACCCAGTCGGTGCTCACCATCACCTCGAACGTGGTCTACGGCAAGGCGACCGGCGGCACGCCCGATGGCCGGCCCGCGGGCGCCCCGTTCGCCCCGGGTGCGAACCCGATGAACGGCCGCGACACGCACGGCATGCTCGCGAGCGCCCTCTCGGTGGCGAAGCTGCCGTTCGAGGACGCGCAGGACGGCATCTCGCTCACCACGACGGTCGCGCCCCAGGGCCTCGGCCGCACCGAGGACGAGCGCGTGTCGAACCTGGTCGGACTGCTCGACGCGTACATCGCACGCAACGGCTACCACATGAACGTCAACGTGCTGCGGCGCGAGACGCTCGTCGACGCCATGGAGCACCCCGAGAACTACCCGCAGCTGACCATCCGCGTCTCGGGCTACGCGGTGAACTTCGTGCGGCTCACGCGCGAGCAGCAGCAGGACGTGCTCGACCGCACCTTCCACGCCGGGGTCTGA
- a CDS encoding rhodanese-like domain-containing protein gives MSTMRSTTRPFARVIALLAAAFATVFALAACSSAEPIEVGSDTVVVDVRTAGEYASGHLDGAVNIDVQSASFDAAIAELDPEGSYVVYCRSGNRSAAAIDRMEAAGFTDLVNAGGLQDAADATGIEIVTGP, from the coding sequence ATGAGCACCATGCGTTCCACCACCCGTCCGTTCGCCCGCGTCATCGCGCTGCTCGCGGCAGCCTTCGCGACCGTCTTCGCACTCGCGGCCTGCTCGTCGGCGGAGCCGATCGAGGTCGGCAGCGACACGGTCGTCGTCGACGTGCGCACCGCGGGCGAGTACGCCTCCGGTCACCTCGACGGCGCGGTCAACATCGACGTGCAGTCGGCCTCGTTCGACGCGGCGATCGCCGAGCTCGACCCCGAGGGCTCGTACGTCGTCTACTGCCGCTCGGGCAACCGCTCGGCCGCGGCCATCGACCGCATGGAGGCGGCGGGCTTCACCGACCTCGTGAACGCGGGCGGTCTCCAGGACGCCGCGGACGCCACCGGCATCGAGATCGTCACCGGCCCGTAG
- a CDS encoding DUF2637 domain-containing protein, protein MPDSPSSRLLRGGLVLLVIAAAVGAFYLSYGALYELAVAAGGIPPERAWVFPLIVDLPVVAATLIAVLLPDTSRALTWVTFWVFIVATVAGNAVHVLALPASSLALGVWPAVVISAVPPIALAFTAHLAVHTVFTRHRSPVAAGLLKSVAHTGDLDAELDALETGEPVVIDEEQVVAEARALLEANVPMDRVTERVGVPRETLVEWIRRHEQLVA, encoded by the coding sequence GTGCCCGACTCGCCCTCGTCGCGCCTGCTGCGCGGCGGACTCGTCCTGCTCGTCATCGCCGCAGCGGTCGGCGCGTTCTACCTCTCGTACGGCGCGCTCTACGAGCTCGCCGTCGCCGCCGGCGGCATCCCGCCCGAACGGGCGTGGGTGTTCCCGCTCATCGTCGACCTGCCGGTCGTGGCCGCGACGCTCATCGCGGTGCTGCTGCCCGACACCTCGCGCGCGCTCACCTGGGTGACGTTCTGGGTGTTCATCGTCGCGACGGTCGCAGGCAACGCGGTGCACGTGCTCGCGCTCCCGGCGTCGTCGCTCGCACTGGGTGTGTGGCCGGCCGTGGTCATCTCGGCCGTGCCGCCGATCGCGCTCGCCTTCACCGCGCACCTCGCGGTGCACACCGTGTTCACGCGGCACCGCTCGCCGGTCGCGGCCGGACTGCTGAAGTCCGTCGCCCACACCGGCGATCTCGACGCGGAGCTCGACGCGCTCGAGACCGGCGAGCCCGTCGTCATCGACGAGGAGCAGGTGGTCGCCGAGGCGCGCGCCCTGCTCGAGGCGAACGTGCCGATGGACCGCGTCACCGAACGGGTCGGCGTGCCCCGCGAGACGCTCGTGGAGTGGATCCGCCGCCACGAGCAGCTCGTCGCCTGA